Genomic segment of Microbacterium sp. BH-3-3-3:
GCAGGCCGCCGGCGCCGTCATCGGCGCGGTCATGAAGGCGATGAAGGGCCAGGCCGACGCCGCGCGCGTGCGCGAGCTCGTGCTGGAGCGCGCCGCCGCCCAGTAGAACGCGCCGGATGCCACGGCACCGCCGCCCGCGAGGGGCCGGTGCCGTGGCATCCGTCGTTTCCCGTTGGTGTCGACGCCTCCACTCCGCCCGATGTCGGAGGTCGGGGGGAGAATGGATGCCATGGGACGAGGCGACGGCACCGGGAGGCTCGTCTCGCGTCCCGACGCCGACGACACCGGCGCGGGCATCCTGCACGTCGATATGGACGCCTTCTTCGCGTCGGTCGCCGTGCTCGACGATCCCTCGCTCGCGGGCAAGCCCCTGATCATCGGCGGCTCCGAGGGCCGCGGCGTCGTGTCGAGCGCGTCGTACGAGGCGCGTCGGTACGGGGTCAAGTCGGCCATGCCCGTGGCGATCGCTCTGCGGCTCTGCCCGACGGCGATCGTCGTCAACCCGCCGTACCAGCGCTACACCGAGATGTCGCGGCAGGTCATGGCGATCTTCCACGACGTGACTCCGCTCGTCGAACCCCTGTCGATCGACGAAGCCTTTCTCGACGTTCGCGGAGCGCGCCGGCTGTGGGGGAGTCCCGCCACCATCGCCCGCGATCTGCGAGCCCGGGTCAAGGCCGAGACCGGGCTGACGTGCAGCATCGGTGTCGCGGCCACCAAGCACGTCGCCAAGATGGCGTCCACCATCTCGAAACCCGATGGACTGCTCGTCGTCTCGGCCGCCGACACCGAGGCGTTCCTTCGGCCGCGCTCGGTGCGCGCCCTGTGGGGCGTGGGCCCGAAGGCGGCCGAGGCGTTGGAGTCTCGGGGGATCCGCCTGGTGTCCGACATCCTCGACACCCCGCGGCACGCGCTCGACCAGGTGCTGGGCGCCGCCATGGGCGAGCGCATCTGGCACCTGTCGCGCGGGGTCGACGCGCGCGAGGTGCACACGGGTCGCGCCGAGAAGAGCGTGGGGCACGAAGAGACGTTCCACACCGACATCTCCGACACGCGCACCCTGCACGTCGAGTTCCGTCGACTCGCCGACCGCGTCGGGGCCCGCTTGCGCGCGCAGCAGTACGAGGCGTCGACAATTGCGATCAAGGTGCGTTTCTCGGACTTCACCACGCTCAGCCGTTCGCGCACGCTCGCCGAGCCCACCTCCGTCGGGCAGCGCATCGGCGACGCGGCGATCGAGCTGTTCGATTCCATCGACCGCCGTCAGGCGGTGCGTCTGGTGGGCGTGCGGGGCGAGAAGCTCAAGCCCGCGGCCATGGCGGCGACGCTCTGGGACGACGATGCCGAGTGGCGTCGCATCGAGGGAGCGCTCGACGGGGCCACGGCGCGCTTCGGGCGCGGTGCGGTGACCCGGGGGTCGCTCCTCGGCCCCACGCGCGGCGGGGGCGCTCTGCCCACCAACCCCCGGCCGTCGTACGACCACTGACACGCCATCGGCGTCGACGCAACGCCCTTGGGCCGCTGATCCCCGGGCCGGTACGGTGGGCACATGCCCAACATCGCTCTGGAACTCGGCCAGCAGTCCACCCACTTCGGCGTCACGTCCGCCTACGG
This window contains:
- a CDS encoding DNA polymerase IV produces the protein MGRGDGTGRLVSRPDADDTGAGILHVDMDAFFASVAVLDDPSLAGKPLIIGGSEGRGVVSSASYEARRYGVKSAMPVAIALRLCPTAIVVNPPYQRYTEMSRQVMAIFHDVTPLVEPLSIDEAFLDVRGARRLWGSPATIARDLRARVKAETGLTCSIGVAATKHVAKMASTISKPDGLLVVSAADTEAFLRPRSVRALWGVGPKAAEALESRGIRLVSDILDTPRHALDQVLGAAMGERIWHLSRGVDAREVHTGRAEKSVGHEETFHTDISDTRTLHVEFRRLADRVGARLRAQQYEASTIAIKVRFSDFTTLSRSRTLAEPTSVGQRIGDAAIELFDSIDRRQAVRLVGVRGEKLKPAAMAATLWDDDAEWRRIEGALDGATARFGRGAVTRGSLLGPTRGGGALPTNPRPSYDH